Sequence from the Nitrospinaceae bacterium genome:
GCATGTCTGCGTTTTGCAGGTTGGCGGCTTGCAGGTTGGCTTCGAAGAAATTCACCTCTCTCAGATCCGCATTTTCAAAATTGGCCCTCTGTAGATTGGTTTCCTGAAGTTTTGCTTTGCGTAATGATGCATCGTTTAAAACCGCATTACTGAGGTTGGCGGATTGCAGTTTGGCTTCCTTGAGATTGGCTTTTTTTAGATTAAATTTTGCCAGTTGCTTTCCACGCAGATCAGCCTGAGAGAGATCCGGTGTTTCATCTGGGTTTTTATCCACCCAGTCGTTCCAGACCTCAAGCCCCTGGTTGATGAGAGATAAATGATTTTCTACGGCCACGTTGCCACCTCTAAAAAGTGAGTTGATGCCCGGAGTAAAACGGGCGATATCAGTCGGTCACTGCGCCTTGCGATGCGGAAGAAACCAGTTTGGCATACTTTGCGAGCACGCCGGATTTATATTTAATGGCAGGCGCTTTCCAGTTTTGTTTGCGTTTCTGGATTTCTTCCTCGGTCAGTTTGACTTCCAGCAGGTGCTTGTCGATATCGACGACAATGGTGTCGCCTTCTTCAAGCAGACCGATCATGCCGCCGACCTGAGCTTCCGGTGCGACATGGCCGATGACGATGCCGTAGGTCCCGCCTGAAAACCGGCCGTCTGTGATGAGCGCGACTTTATCGCCCAGCCCTTCTCCGACCAGCGCGGAGGTCGGAGCCAGCATTTCCCGCATGCCGGGGCCGCCTTTGGGTCCTTCGTAGCGGATGACGACGACATCGCCTGCTTTAATCTTGTTCGCCATGATGGCGTCCAGGCTTTCCTCTTCAGAATCAAAAATCCGGGCGGGTCCTTCGATGCGCCGGGTTTTGATTCCGGAAATCTTCGCGACGGAGCCTTCCGGGCTGATATTGCCTTTCAGAATAACCAAATGACCCTGCTTTGATTTGGGTTTGTCCAAAGGGAGAATCACATCCTGCCCGGGGTTGGGGTTGTCCGGGACGTCCTTTAAATTCTCCGCGACGGTTTTCCCAGTGACGGTCAGGCAGTCTCCGTGAATCAGTCCGGCGTTTAACAGCATCTTCATGACCTGAGGAATGCCCCCGGACTGGTGCAGGTCGATGGCGACATATTTTCCGGAGGGTTTGAGGTCGCAAAAATGCGGGGTTTTTTCCCGGATGGCTTCAAAATCTTCGATTTTTAAATCCACGTTCAATGAATGAGCGATGGCCAATAGATGCAGGACGGCATTCGTCGACCCGCCGACCGCCATGACCACGGCGATGGCATTTTCCAAAGCCTTGCGAGTGATGATGTCTCTCGGAACGATATTTTTTTCCAGCAGGGGAAACAAGGCCGCGGCGCTCAGTCCGGTACTGAGTTCTTTTTCTTTATCCTCGTTGGCCATCGTCGAACTGTATGGAAGGCTGAGACCCATCGCTTCGATGGCGGAGGACATGGTGTTGGCCGTGAACATGCCGCCGCAGGAACCGAAACCGGGACAGGCGTGTTTTTCTATTTCAAACAGTTCCTTCTGATCGATGGTGCCGGCGCTGTATTGACCGACGGCTTCAAAGGCGCTGACCACCGTCAGATCCTGTCCGTGCAGATGACCGGGTTTGATGGTGCCTCCATAAACAAAGATACCGGGAATGTCGAGACGCGCCATGGCGATCATGGCTCCCGGCATATTCTTGTCGCACCCGCCGATGCAGATGACCGCATCGAGATTGGCCCCCCGGCAGACCGTTTCGATTGAATCGGCGATGACTTCGCGGCTGACCAGGGAACATTTCATTCCCTGAGTTCCCATGGAGATGCCGTCGCTCACGGTGATCGTGCCGAAGGTTTGCGGCATGCCGCCTTTGTTGCGGATTTCCGATGAGGCGACATCGGCCAGTTTTCCTAACCCTGCGTTGCAGGGCGTGACATCACTTTGCCCGTTGGCGATACCGATGACAGGTTTGTCAAAATCATCATCCGTGAAGCCCACCGCACGCAGCATGGCGCGGTTGGGGGAGCGTTTATCCCCCTGAGTGATAACACGGCTTTTTCGGTTCAGGTGTCCTGAGCCCTTTTCCGACATATAAAAACTCCTCTGAATAAAAAATTAAACGGGTGTTGTCCGTTGGATTTAATAGCTGGGCTTTAATAATAACCCTCTGGAAGGATTTTTGAAAATAAAATATAAGGATATCAATCGTTAACGAGGATGATCGCCGGTTGCTGGATATACCCGGAATCGCCATTCGGATGAGCGATAACATAGTGTCGGGGGGCAGGGGAGGGAACCATTTTCACCCCGGAGCCGGTTTTTTGGATTTCATGGTGAAAGGGAATCATGGGAGATTTACGGTCGCCCTGCCAGGTTTTCTGCTTGAGTTCCCCGGATTCACCCAATCGATTTTTGAGGAACCGGGGAAGGTGGAATATGCGTTGAGAATACAAGTAATCCAGTTTCAACAAATCAAATTCCAGATCGTTACCTCCCAGAAGAAACGCATCGTGCAGAATTTTATACTGGCTGTCCAGAGAGTGCGAACGAAACAGAAGATTTTTTTCGTCCATGTATTGCAAAATGTGATCGAATAATTTTACCGGGGTCCAGGTTTTTAACAGGTTTTCGATTGTGAATCGAAAACGTTTGGAATTGTAAAACAGCTCGAACACTTCCGTAAACTTCTTAAGATAAATCACCCCGTCGGCGGATAAATCGTTGCTCGAAATGAGTTCGTAAGGAGGAGTGGACTGAAATTGATATCCGCAACTTTCAATAACGGAGTTGATGGGCGCTCCGGGGAGAAATTTTAAAAATCCGAGTTGCAGTTCGTGCGGTTTCAAAGAAAGAACCTCTTCAAAAGAGTTCAGCATTTGCTCGAGAGTTTCACCGGGAAGGCCGAAGATCAAATCACAGTGACAATGGATTTTATTTTGCCGGCTCAGCGCTGCAATTGCGTCGAACAATTT
This genomic interval carries:
- the ilvD gene encoding dihydroxy-acid dehydratase; the protein is MSEKGSGHLNRKSRVITQGDKRSPNRAMLRAVGFTDDDFDKPVIGIANGQSDVTPCNAGLGKLADVASSEIRNKGGMPQTFGTITVSDGISMGTQGMKCSLVSREVIADSIETVCRGANLDAVICIGGCDKNMPGAMIAMARLDIPGIFVYGGTIKPGHLHGQDLTVVSAFEAVGQYSAGTIDQKELFEIEKHACPGFGSCGGMFTANTMSSAIEAMGLSLPYSSTMANEDKEKELSTGLSAAALFPLLEKNIVPRDIITRKALENAIAVVMAVGGSTNAVLHLLAIAHSLNVDLKIEDFEAIREKTPHFCDLKPSGKYVAIDLHQSGGIPQVMKMLLNAGLIHGDCLTVTGKTVAENLKDVPDNPNPGQDVILPLDKPKSKQGHLVILKGNISPEGSVAKISGIKTRRIEGPARIFDSEEESLDAIMANKIKAGDVVVIRYEGPKGGPGMREMLAPTSALVGEGLGDKVALITDGRFSGGTYGIVIGHVAPEAQVGGMIGLLEEGDTIVVDIDKHLLEVKLTEEEIQKRKQNWKAPAIKYKSGVLAKYAKLVSSASQGAVTD